In a single window of the Ignavibacteria bacterium genome:
- the porU gene encoding type IX secretion system sortase PorU, which translates to MKSKYFFLFTFILLSVISVRANQDIKVISSDARSLTLEFTPQYTDTSSVIINNQTFRRISFSGGEIHNANDYGMPAIPVESFSIGVPGESGNTIQVIASDYTELKGRVAPVKKAVFKGGMISYTDYLSGNYGSYKTEDIVSFGEFGMARSFPVQTVNIYPVQFDAEKNIIRLYKKIVIRINFASVKPNQGTAAKDDDLLKESLINYQAAKNFSIVQPRRLGKAAVSSVLSQGRWFRFEAPAEGMYKITASFLKDQGLDPNSIDPRTIKIYNNGGKVLPEALNLEVPNDPVENSVFLYKAQDDGKFNSEDYILFYGRGNQFFDYDTSSHKVVRYFHPYSNSNYYWLTFSQGQSKKMQQVQSLTQNPDFVQTTTKAFASWEEDKYKLMNSGRYYVGDDFSETNNSRTYLTNLNGIVSGSTIAYKFNFVNRSEYSALVSVEENSGSILNRYISGVGKGKLDDPQAAYYAVSQVFTASCSTTLPDDRSILKFTYKPNVGSESTGYLNYFEIYYDKQLKAYKDALTFYSMDNTGIEEFRLSGFSSSGIRVFDVTDYANVKLIESNISGGDCSFRVQEREGNVSKYIAAGLSAYLTPGKFTEMSNSNVHATPEAKFIIITSKNFMDEALRLKTFKETGAKFKISTSVVDVDQIFNEYSNGMKDVSAIRNFVRYAYDNWSVKPEYVLLLGDGNYDYKEVEKAGENFVIPYESYESFVYMSSYASDDYYVTVSGNDNILDLAIGRINARTAEDAKAAVDKIIKYETDSELGLWRNLVTLVSDDHFDSDGPDYIDHGPQSETISSYYIPPTFDQNKIYEEFYPTVATGTGKRKPAVNQAIIRAINDGTLILNWIGHGNPEVWSHEYIFERNVTIPQLVNDKYFFLVAATCDFGRYDGTEAQSSTELMLLKPDGGSIGAFTAARTVIAGQNFTLIQKFYSNLFRTDSTRYLQPVGKSYYATKMVSNDINDLKYHLFGDPTIRLLAPMEAAGIDSINHKTLSADVQVRALSRTSIEGSISMANGSVDRSFNGEGLVSVYDSRKKVTMKEFSGTPATFQGGLLFRGMVSVENGKFSTDFQVPKDISYENKNGKVVAYLYNSNKDNVVGYTNNIIVGGTDSSAVNDGKGPEIGITFDDEQNNSSYLVSPGFTMDVSLKDASGLNTTGTGIGHKITGILNENEASPIDLSGYFVGDLNAGGKSGTIKYKFN; encoded by the coding sequence ATGAAAAGCAAATACTTTTTCCTGTTTACTTTTATTCTCCTATCCGTTATTTCTGTACGGGCAAACCAGGATATAAAAGTCATTTCTTCAGACGCAAGGTCGCTTACTCTGGAATTTACTCCTCAGTACACAGACACCTCTTCGGTTATTATTAATAACCAGACTTTCAGGCGCATTTCATTTTCGGGCGGTGAAATCCATAATGCTAATGATTACGGCATGCCGGCAATTCCGGTTGAGTCGTTCTCAATCGGCGTTCCTGGTGAATCGGGAAATACCATACAGGTAATAGCATCCGATTACACGGAACTTAAGGGAAGGGTGGCTCCGGTTAAGAAAGCCGTGTTCAAGGGAGGTATGATTTCCTACACCGATTACCTGAGCGGTAACTACGGCAGCTATAAGACAGAGGACATAGTTTCTTTCGGGGAATTCGGAATGGCCAGAAGTTTCCCCGTGCAGACGGTAAATATCTATCCCGTTCAGTTCGATGCCGAAAAGAATATAATAAGGCTCTATAAGAAGATAGTAATCAGGATTAACTTTGCTTCAGTAAAACCCAATCAGGGCACAGCAGCAAAAGATGACGACCTTCTTAAGGAAAGCCTGATAAATTACCAGGCGGCAAAGAATTTCAGCATAGTTCAGCCGCGCAGGCTTGGCAAGGCTGCCGTCAGCAGTGTTCTTTCGCAGGGCAGGTGGTTCCGCTTTGAGGCCCCGGCAGAAGGGATGTATAAAATTACTGCCAGTTTCTTAAAAGACCAGGGACTTGATCCCAATTCAATAGACCCCAGGACGATAAAAATCTATAACAATGGCGGGAAGGTACTTCCTGAGGCACTTAACCTTGAGGTCCCGAACGATCCTGTAGAAAACAGCGTATTTCTCTATAAGGCACAGGATGACGGGAAATTTAACAGTGAAGATTACATCCTTTTCTACGGAAGGGGAAACCAGTTCTTTGACTATGACACTTCAAGCCACAAGGTTGTAAGGTATTTCCACCCGTATTCAAACAGCAACTACTACTGGCTTACATTCTCCCAGGGACAGTCGAAGAAGATGCAGCAGGTTCAAAGCCTGACCCAAAATCCTGATTTTGTACAGACAACGACAAAGGCTTTTGCTTCATGGGAGGAAGACAAGTACAAGCTCATGAACTCCGGCAGGTATTATGTAGGGGATGACTTCTCGGAGACAAATAACAGCAGGACCTATCTTACAAACCTGAACGGAATTGTAAGCGGAAGCACCATTGCTTATAAATTCAACTTTGTAAACCGCTCAGAGTATAGTGCTTTGGTCAGTGTGGAGGAAAATTCAGGCTCCATTCTAAACAGATACATAAGCGGCGTGGGTAAGGGTAAGCTTGACGATCCGCAGGCCGCTTATTATGCTGTAAGCCAGGTATTTACTGCCAGCTGCAGCACAACACTCCCGGACGATAGGAGTATACTTAAGTTTACATATAAACCGAACGTTGGAAGCGAGTCGACGGGATACCTGAACTACTTTGAGATCTATTACGATAAACAGCTTAAAGCCTATAAGGATGCCCTCACATTTTATTCCATGGACAATACTGGAATCGAGGAGTTCAGGCTTAGCGGCTTCAGCTCAAGCGGCATAAGGGTGTTTGACGTTACAGATTATGCGAACGTAAAACTTATCGAATCAAACATCAGCGGAGGGGACTGCTCCTTCAGGGTTCAGGAAAGAGAGGGAAATGTTTCTAAGTACATTGCAGCCGGATTATCGGCTTACCTGACGCCTGGGAAATTTACAGAAATGAGTAACTCGAACGTGCACGCAACGCCTGAGGCAAAGTTCATCATAATAACCAGCAAGAACTTTATGGACGAGGCACTGCGCCTTAAGACCTTTAAGGAAACCGGGGCTAAGTTTAAGATCTCAACAAGCGTAGTTGACGTGGACCAGATCTTCAACGAGTACTCAAACGGCATGAAGGATGTAAGCGCAATCCGTAACTTCGTCCGTTATGCTTATGACAACTGGAGTGTAAAGCCTGAATACGTGCTCCTTTTAGGAGACGGTAACTACGACTATAAGGAAGTTGAGAAGGCAGGGGAGAACTTTGTAATTCCTTATGAATCTTATGAATCGTTTGTTTATATGAGTTCATATGCCTCTGATGATTATTACGTAACCGTTTCGGGAAATGACAACATACTGGACCTTGCAATTGGGCGCATCAATGCCAGAACGGCAGAAGACGCAAAGGCAGCGGTGGATAAGATTATAAAATATGAGACCGATTCCGAATTAGGCCTCTGGCGGAATCTTGTTACTTTGGTTTCCGATGACCACTTTGACAGCGACGGGCCCGATTACATAGATCATGGCCCGCAGTCTGAAACCATTTCAAGTTATTATATTCCGCCTACATTCGACCAGAACAAGATTTATGAGGAGTTCTACCCCACAGTTGCAACAGGAACGGGCAAAAGAAAGCCCGCTGTGAACCAGGCAATAATCAGAGCAATTAACGACGGCACACTTATCTTAAACTGGATAGGGCACGGCAACCCTGAGGTCTGGTCGCACGAGTACATATTTGAGAGAAATGTAACCATACCGCAGCTGGTGAACGACAAATATTTCTTCCTGGTGGCAGCAACGTGCGATTTCGGGCGATATGACGGAACTGAAGCTCAAAGCTCAACAGAACTCATGCTCTTAAAGCCCGACGGGGGGTCTATCGGAGCTTTTACCGCGGCAAGAACCGTTATTGCCGGCCAGAATTTTACCCTGATACAAAAATTCTATTCTAACCTTTTCAGGACAGACTCCACGAGGTATCTGCAGCCGGTAGGTAAAAGCTATTATGCAACAAAGATGGTAAGTAACGATATTAACGACCTTAAATATCATCTTTTCGGTGATCCAACAATACGCCTTCTGGCTCCTATGGAGGCAGCCGGAATAGATTCAATTAATCATAAGACACTTTCGGCAGACGTTCAGGTAAGAGCCCTTTCCAGGACAAGTATTGAAGGTTCAATCAGCATGGCTAACGGCTCTGTAGACAGGAGTTTTAACGGAGAGGGGCTGGTTTCTGTTTACGACTCCCGGAAAAAGGTCACAATGAAAGAATTCAGCGGCACTCCGGCAACCTTCCAGGGAGGACTTCTGTTCCGCGGGATGGTATCGGTTGAAAACGGGAAGTTCTCCACAGACTTCCAGGTGCCGAAGGATATCTCTTATGAGAACAAGAACGGGAAGGTGGTAGCCTATTTGTATAACAGCAATAAGGATAACGTTGTTGGTTATACGAACAACATCATAGTAGGCGGCACAGACTCCAGTGCAGTAAACGACGGAAAGGGTCCCGAGATCGGTATAACATTTGATGACGAGCAGAATAACTCCTCGTACCTGGTAAGTCCGGGCTTCACGATGGATGTAAGTCTTAAGGACGCCTCAGGCCTTAACACCACTGGAACCGGCATTGGTCACAAGATCACGGGAATACTGAATGAAAATGAGGCAAGCCCCATAGACCTTTCGGGCTACTTTGTAGGGGACTTGAATGCAGGGGGAAAATCAGGAACTATTAAGTATAAATTTAATG
- the rny gene encoding ribonuclease Y: MDLMFLILMIAGVVVVMFYMGWLFNSRLGKKSINSAEERAKQIIADAEKESNNIKREKLLEVKDEWLRKKQEFDAEINQKRQKLQNYEKQLAIREENIDKKYELIIKKEKDTKALEKDIAVQRQNLDLKSQDLDKLIYEQNVRLERTAALTAEEAKKMLMENMVNQAKSDATHLIKEVRDQAKVEAKKEAQRIVIQAIQRTAVDHSVETTVSVVQIQNEEMKGRIIGREGRNIRAFEAATGVDVIVDDTPEAVILSAFDQFRREVARIALERLIGDGRIHPARIEEIVEKVRVELEEAVLHEGENTFIQLGLHGAHQEIIKHVGRMKYRSSYGQNLLQHSIEVAYLTGIMAAELGIDTNLAKRAGLLHDIGKTIDRSIEGPHALLGYDLAKKFKEHPVVVNAIGSHHDDIEMEHPISALVQAADAISGARPGARREPLESYVKRLENLENLAKSFEGVAKTYAIQAGREIRVVVEQDKVDDVFADRLAYDIAQKIQEEMEYPGQIKVTVIREVRKISYAR, translated from the coding sequence ATGGATCTGATGTTCTTAATACTAATGATTGCAGGTGTAGTGGTTGTGATGTTCTACATGGGATGGCTGTTTAATTCAAGACTTGGTAAGAAAAGTATTAATTCTGCCGAGGAAAGAGCTAAGCAAATAATCGCCGATGCAGAAAAAGAATCCAATAATATTAAGAGAGAAAAATTATTAGAAGTTAAAGATGAATGGTTGCGCAAGAAACAGGAATTTGATGCGGAGATAAATCAGAAAAGACAGAAGTTACAAAATTATGAAAAGCAGCTCGCAATACGTGAAGAAAACATCGATAAGAAGTATGAGCTGATAATTAAAAAAGAAAAAGATACTAAAGCCCTAGAAAAAGATATTGCTGTTCAAAGACAGAATCTGGACTTAAAGAGCCAGGATCTCGATAAATTGATCTATGAGCAGAATGTGCGTCTGGAAAGGACTGCAGCCCTCACGGCGGAAGAAGCCAAGAAAATGCTCATGGAAAATATGGTCAACCAGGCCAAGAGCGACGCCACACACCTTATTAAGGAAGTGCGCGACCAGGCCAAGGTTGAAGCCAAGAAAGAAGCCCAGAGAATTGTAATTCAGGCCATACAGCGCACCGCAGTTGACCATTCAGTTGAAACTACCGTTTCTGTTGTTCAGATTCAGAACGAGGAAATGAAAGGCAGGATCATAGGCCGCGAGGGCAGAAACATCCGCGCCTTTGAAGCCGCAACAGGCGTTGACGTAATTGTTGACGATACACCGGAAGCCGTTATACTTTCTGCTTTCGACCAGTTCAGGCGTGAAGTTGCCAGGATTGCACTCGAAAGGCTGATTGGCGACGGCCGCATACACCCGGCAAGAATTGAAGAAATTGTTGAGAAAGTACGCGTTGAACTCGAAGAAGCTGTCCTGCATGAAGGGGAGAATACCTTTATTCAGTTAGGCCTCCACGGAGCTCACCAGGAGATAATCAAACACGTAGGACGCATGAAGTACCGTTCAAGCTACGGGCAGAACCTGCTTCAGCACTCAATTGAGGTTGCATATCTTACAGGCATCATGGCTGCTGAACTTGGCATAGATACAAACCTTGCCAAACGCGCAGGCTTACTGCACGATATAGGCAAGACAATTGACCGCTCAATTGAAGGGCCTCACGCCCTCTTAGGTTACGACCTGGCAAAGAAATTCAAGGAGCATCCGGTAGTTGTAAATGCCATCGGAAGCCACCACGACGATATTGAAATGGAGCACCCGATCTCGGCCCTTGTTCAGGCCGCAGATGCAATAAGCGGTGCCCGTCCGGGAGCAAGGCGTGAACCATTGGAAAGCTACGTTAAAAGGCTGGAGAACCTGGAGAACCTTGCCAAGTCGTTTGAAGGCGTGGCAAAAACCTACGCCATACAGGCCGGGCGTGAAATCAGGGTTGTGGTTGAACAGGATAAGGTTGATGACGTATTTGCAGACAGGCTTGCTTATGACATCGCACAGAAAATTCAGGAAGAAATGGAATATCCCGGACAGATAAAGGTTACGGTGATAAGAGAAGTAAGAAAGATTTCTTACGCAAGATAA
- a CDS encoding cell division protein ZapA: MTNKKKLKLKIFDKEYSLLVENEELATELAHYVNKVMNETKEELPDQPIQTIAIIASLNIAYDLFLEKNKFREFSNLAIDKIKRIKLLTNESQISSPS, from the coding sequence ATGACTAACAAAAAGAAGCTGAAACTAAAAATATTTGACAAAGAGTATTCTCTTTTGGTGGAAAACGAAGAACTTGCCACGGAGCTGGCTCATTACGTTAATAAGGTAATGAACGAGACAAAAGAAGAACTACCCGATCAACCTATACAGACAATTGCTATCATTGCATCTTTAAATATCGCTTACGACCTATTTCTTGAGAAAAACAAGTTTAGAGAATTTAGTAATCTGGCAATTGACAAGATAAAAAGAATAAAGCTTCTTACAAACGAGTCCCAGATATCGAGCCCATCTTAA